The sequence TACGGAAGTGGCGACAAAAATCTGGAGTAACCCATCCAGTCTCCATAGTCTCGGCAGTCAGGCAACCCGTATCTTAGAAGCATCTCGCAAGCAAATCGCAGAATTGCTTGGCCAGGATAGCAAAGAAATCTTTTTCACCTCAGGTGGTACGGAAGGTGACAACTGGGTCATCAAGGGAGTGGCATTTGAAAAGGCACATCTGGGCAAGCACATCATCGTGTCAGCTATTGAGCATCCAGCTGTAAAAGAGTCAGCACTTTGGCTCAAAACGCAAGGTTTTGAGGTTGATTTGGCTCCGGTCAATGCCCAAGGTTTTGTGGATGTTGCAGCCTTAGAAAGCTTGATTCGTCCAGATACCACACTGGTTTCTATCATGGCCGTCAACAATGAAATTGGTGCCATTCAGCCCATTCAGGAAATATCTCAACTGTTAGCTGATAAGCCAACCATTTCATTCCATGTGGATGCCGTGCAGGCTATCGGCAAAGTGCCGACGGAACGGTATTTGACAGACCGAGTTGATTTTGCCAGTTTTTCAGGTCACAAATTCCATTCTGTAAGAGGTGTAGGATTCGTCTATATCAAAGCAGGTAAGAAAATCACTCCGCTATTGACAGGAGGAGGACAGGAAAGCGACAAACGCTCAACAACGGAAAATGTGGCTGGTATTGCAGCGACAGCTAAGGCGCTCCGCTTGACCTTGGATAAGGCAGCAGATAGCCAGAAGCGGCTGGCAGCTATGAAGCAGATCCTTGTGGATGAATTGGGCAAATACGCTGATGTGACAGTCTTTTCTGGGCTAGAGGACTTTGTGCCAAGCATTGTGACGTTTGGGATTAAGAACATCCGAGGCGAGGTCATTGTCCACGCCTTTGAAGACCACCAGATTTACATTTCGACAACTTCAGCCTGCTCATCTAAGGCAGGTAAGCCTGCGGGTACTCTGATTGCCATGGGTGTTCCGCAGAAGTTGGCTCAAACTGCCGTTCGTATCAGCTTGGATGATGACAACGATATGGGGCAAATCGAACAATTCCTCACGATTTTCAAACAAATTTATCACAATACACAGAAAGTAAGGTAGAATGAACTATTCAGAAATTATGATTCGCTATGGCGAATTGTCAACTAAAGGGAAAAACAAGATGCGGTTTGTTAACAAACTCCGCAATAATATCAAGCATGTCCTGTCTGTTTACCCAGAAGTGAGGGTTTATTTTGACCGTGACCGTGGTCATGTCTATTTGAATGGGGCAGATTATCAGGAAGTCTCAGCTTCTTTGAAGAAGATTTTTGGGATCCAAAATTTCGCACCATCTTATAAGATTGAAAAGTCTGTTCCGGCCTTGAAAGAGGCAGTTGTGGAGATTATGCAGTCTATTTACAAGGAAGGGATGACTTTCAAGATTGCGGCACGTCGAAGCGACCACAGTTTTGAACTGGATAGCCGTGACCTGAACCAAGTCCTTGGAGATGCGGTTTTTACAGCCATTCCAAATGTGCAAGTGCAAATGAAGTCGCCAGATATTACCTTGCGAGTGGAAATTCGTCCTGACGCTGCTTATATTTCCCATGAAGAAATCAAGGGAGCGGGCGGTCTTCCAGTTGGTACATCTGGCAAGGGTACGCTGATGCTATCAGGTGGTATTGATTCGCCTGTTGCGGGCTATTTAGCACTTAAACGTGGGGTTGAAATCGAAGCCCTGCACTTTGCAAGTCCGCCTTATACTAGCCCAGGTGCGCTTAAAAAAGCCCATGATTTGACTCGTAAATTGACTGCCTTTGGTGGTAATATCACCTTTATCGAAGTGCCGTTTACAGAAATTCAGGAAGAAATCAAGGAAAAGGCACCTGAAGCTTATTTGATGACCTTGACACGCCGCTTCATGATGCGGATTACAGACCGAGTTCGTGAAGAGCGTGGTGCCATGGTTATTATCAATGGTGAAAGTCTAGGACAAGTGGCAAGTCAGACCTTGGAATCCATGCAAGCTATCAATGCGGTGACAAATACACCTGTTATCCGTCCAGTCGTTACCATGGACAAGTTGGAAATCATTGATATTGCTCAAGAAATTGATACCTTTGATATTTCCATCCAGCCTTTTGAGGATTGCTGTACCATCTTTGCCCCTGACCGTCCAAAAACTAACCCTAAAATCAAAAATGTCGAGCAATACGAAGCCCGTATGGATGTTGAAGGCTTGGTGGAACGAGCTGTGGCTGGGATTATCGTAACTGAAATCACACCGAAAGAGGAAGTGAAAGACGAAGTAGATAGTTTGATTGCTGATTTACTATAAGAATCTATCTCCGCATTGCGGAGATTTTTCTTCCTAAAGTTTGATTTGTATGGTAAAATGAAGACTCGTAATAGTTATTATAGGAGGATTTATGAAAAAAGGAGCTCTAACAGGTTTACTCCTGTTTGGTATGTTTTTTGGTGCCGGAAACTTGATTTTTCCACCGGCTTTGGGGGTCTTATCGGGTGAAAATTTCTGGCCAGCTATTTTAGGATTTGTCGTATCGGGTGTCGGAATTGCCGTCATTGCCTTGATTGTCGGTACCTTAAACCCAAAAGGTTATGTACATGAGATTTCCCGTAAGATTTCTCCAGCTTTTGCAACGGTCTATCTTGTTGCCTTGTATTTGGCGATTGGTCCTTTCTTTGCCATTCCGCGTACAGCAACAACGTCCTTTGAAATTGGTATTGCGCCATTGTTGGGCGATGCGAATCTGGGTCTCTGGTTGTTTGGCTTTACAGCTCTTTACTTTGTGGCAGCTTATCTGATTGCCCTCAATCCGTCTCAAATCTTAAACAGTATCGGACGTATTTTAACTCCTGTTTTTGCTATTTTGATTGTGATTTTGGTTGTGCTTGGTATTGCGAAATATGGATCAACCAGTCCGCTACCAGCTTCTGAGGCTTATTCTGCGGGACAGGCTTTTGGTACAGGATTTATTGAAGGATACAACACCCTCGATGCCCTTGCCTCAATTGCCTTTAGTGTGGTAGCAGTAAACACCTTAAAGCAACTTGGTTTCTCCAGCAAGAAGGAGTATGTCTCAACCATCTGGTCTGTTGGTTTTGTTGTAGCCTTGGCTTTTTCAGCACTATATGTCGGTTTGGCTTTCCTTGGAAATCATTTCCCAGTTCCTGCTGATGTTTTGGCTTCTGATACCAATAAGGGTGTTTATATTCTTTCGCAAGCAACACAAGCTATCTTTGGTCCAAGCGCGCAGATTTTCTTGGCTGTTATGGTTATCGTGACTTGTTTCACGACGACGGCTGGCTTGATTGTTTCTTCAGGTGAATTTTTCGCGGAGCGTTTCCCACGTTTTAGCTACAAAGTATATGCGACAATTTTTACTTTGATTGGTTTTGGGATTGCCAACCTCGGTTTAAACAATATCATTACTTTCTCAGTTCCAGTTCTTTTGGTTCTCTATCCAATTACCATCTGTATTGTCTTGATTACCATTGTGAACAAATTTGTACCACTTTCGACCTACGGTATGCAATTAACTGTGGGAGTAGTGACAGCTTTGTCATTGGTAGAAGTTTTGGCTGGTCAATTTGGTTGGACAGCTGTTTCAAAAGTTATCTCAGCTTTGCCATTGGCTGGACAATCATTAGCATGGTTATTACCAGCCTTTATCGGAATCGTCCTTTCTCTGTTCTTACCAAACAAGCAGGAGAGCGAAGTTTTTGAAATGTAAGAAAAAATGATACAAAACACTTGCAAAAGCGAGTGTTTTTTGGTATATTACAAGGGTTGACTATGCACATTTCCTGTGCAACCGCACGAATACCGTTCTTTCGATGAGAGTAGAGTAAGTGGTTCGTCCCACGGTACTAGGCGAGTCTTCACATCAAATTCGGGCAAGGCCCAAAAATCATAGGAGGTGCATAATGAGCACATATGCAATCATTAAAACTGGCGGCAAACAAGTTAAAGTTGAAGTCGGTCAAGCTATCTACGTTGAAAAATTGAACGTTGAAGCAGGTCAAGAAGTTACTTTCGAAGAAGTAGTTCTTGTTGGTGGTGAGAAAACTGTTGTGGGTACTCCACTTGTAGCAGGCGCTACTGTTGTTGGTACTGTTGAAAAACAAGGTAAACAGAAAAAGGTTGTTACCTTCAAGTACAAACCTAAAAAAGGTAGCCACCGCAAACAAGGTCACCGTCAACCTTACACAAAAGTTGTTATCAACGCTATCAACGCTTAATCGCGTAGCTTGAAGCAATCATTACAGAAATTCGGAGGAATAACATATGTTAAACTTGAATCTTGCTAACTTGCAATTTATGGCCCACAAAAAAGGTGGAGGTTCAACGTCAAACGGTCGTGACTCACAAGCGAAACGCCTTGGTGCGAAAGCTGCTGACGGCCAAACTGTATCAGGTGGTTCAATCCTTTACCGCCAACGTGGTACAAAAATCTACCCAGGAGCTAACGTAGGTCGTGGTGGAGATGACACTCTTTACGCTAAAGTAGAAGGCGTTGTACGCTTCGAACGTAAAGGTCGCGATAAGAAACAAGTATCTGTTTACCCAATCGCAAAATAAGTCTGAAAATGGCTTAACAATAGGCTTTCCGAGATTTCGGAAGGCCTGTTTTTTGTCATTGGAGCCATTTTTCATTTACCAAGGGTTTGATGTGAAATGATCAGGTACTGGTAACTATATAAAAGTTATCAGTTGAAAATGAACATGTGAATATAGGTTGACTGACAAGAGCAATAGATGGTAGTATAACCATACAATAGAATGAAAGTAATAGTAAGATATTTCAAAAAACAAGGAATCAAGAGTAAGGAAGTTAAGGCAATATAACCTCCGAAAGGAGAAAATAATGAAGATTATAGCAATAAGGGATTCAGTTGAAAAAGCTGAGATTATAAAAACGGTATTGCTAGATTTACCTGAGTGGTTTGGCTTACCTGAAAGCACAAAAGAATACATTCAAGATGGGAGTTTGCTGCCATTATGGGCGGCATTTGACAAAGATGAGACAGTAGGATTCGTAACCTTAACGAGCACCTCTGACGATTGTGGGGAAGTTCACTGTATGGGTGTTAAAAAATCTCATCATCGAAAAGGCCTGGGACGAGCGTTGATGCAAGCATTAGAAGGAGAGGCGAGAAAATCTTATGCCTATCTACAAGTAAAAACGGTTGACCAAGGGCACTATGAAACATACGACAAGACGATTGCTTTTTATCATTCTTGTGGATTTGCTAAGTTAGAAGTTTTTCCAAACTTATGGGATGAATGGAATCCCTGTCTCATCATGATTAAAAAGTTATAGTCACTTACCACTAGCAATTTTGCTGGTGTTTTTTTATCTCAAGTGGTTATCTTTCGAAATGTATAGGGCCGACAGTTTTAAGAATGGAAACCAAACCCTATGTCTCTAGCTTATAATTCTATAACTTTTTCTTATAGTAAACAGTAAAATGAGACTTGCAATCTATATATATGTTTTTTATGATAGAGTTAAGCATAAAAGAACAAGGAGGTTTGCATGTTTCCCTTTAGTTGCCACACCTATATTTTGCCCTTTACTGTTGCTAATATGGAGGACAAAGCCTTAGATCAAATTATTCAAAATATATCCTACACAGATTGGAAAGAACTATCTTCAAATGCAAGTGATTTACCCTTTTGTCAATCGGTTCATCACTTTCAAGCACCGAAAATAATTGATGGGGCCATTGCCTATGCCTATGAACGGTATTTTAATCAGGAGGTGCGCAGGATTGCCTATTTGGACAAGCAATTCGTCAGAAACTACAGTTTAAAAATTGGAAAAGGGGAAAAAATCTATCGTATTTCGGTTGAACAAGATGAACTAAGCTACTATGATTTACAGGTGGACTATGTTATGGTTCGTATGATGGCAACAATCAATGCAGGCTTTCTTATTATTTCTTGTTCTAACTGGCAGTATTCGGATTTACAAGATATTAAACGGATTAATCAGTTTGGTAGACGAATATTTAGTCCATATTTTGTGCAGCTGCAGTCCGAGTCGGATGTTCCAAATAATTTAGAATTTCTTTCGAAAGAAGCTTCGCAAAAGTCGCCTCACAGGAAAGCATACAGTAGGTCTTACCATGTGATGGATGCGATAACCGACTTATTAGGATCATTTTTTAGAATGAAAGAAGAGAGGATTTTTCCTGAAAAGGTTGACGATATGGAAGGGGGCTATCCTTACATTGATACAATTATCGATGACCGTATGTTTGTACATTCGTATATCTGCCATCCGTCCTTAAAGCGAGCGATTCGAAGAACAGCAAATATGAATTGGTTAAGAGATGCTGATTTAAAACAGTTATACTCACTTGCTTATGTGGATCAAAGTGAAGCCAGCTGCCAAAATAGAACCTTATTACAGAAATTACTGAACAAATCAATGTATCCTTGCTGGTCAGATACAGGCGGTTTATATCTGGCTAGCCAACACTCTTTTCTCTTTTTGTGGTCTGGAGATCCAATCTTTTATTTGTTGGATTACTTTCAGGCTCACTATCTTGAAATTTCCTTGATAGTCTTGAGTCAGCGATTGGGAATTCTATATTTTTCCCGTCTAGCAGGGGAATGCGAGAGAATGGACCGTGAGAAGTTAGTTTGTCTTCAAAAGAATTATGTTTCTTTCAAGAGTCAGTATATGCTACCAGAAATTAGTGCGCAAGAACAAGCGGTGGAGTTGTACCATATGCTGCAGATAAATCTCTATGTCCCTGAATATAGCGAAGTCTTGGATAATCAATTAAATGCTATTCACGAAACAACTCAGTCCATTATTACCCAGGAACAATTCTTGGAAGAAGAGAATATGAACTACCTCTTGTTAGTCTTCACAGTCTTATCGGTGGTTGATTTTGTTGGTGATAAATTTGGTGGAGATAAAGGGGGAGGAAATTCGTTTACATTTATTGACTATGTCATTTATTCCTTTATTACGCTTACTTTTATCATTTTGACAATTGCATTTATGAAAGATCATGCCTTTATTGATAAAATCCATAAGTTAAAAAAGGTCATGAGAAGAATTCGTAAACGGATTAGTCAAATTTTTGGTATAATAGAAAGATAGTAAAATGGAATGAAGAAAGGACGAGTCGATGAATATTCAACAATTGCGCTATGTGGTGGCGATTGCCAACAGCGGGACTTTTCGTGAGGCGGCTGAAAAGCTTTATGTCTCCCAACCGAGTTTGTCCATTTCTATTCGGGATTTAGAGAAGGAACTTGGGTTTCAGATTTTTAGTCGGACCAGTGCTGGTACAGTTTTAACCAAGCGAGGGATGGAGTTTTATGAGCAGGCTCAGAACTTGGTTAAGGGATTTGATAAGTTTGAAAACTATTACTTGCAGGTTGAAGAAAAAGAGAAGAGTTTTTCCATTTCCAGTCAGCACTATGATTTTCTTCCTCCTTTGATGACAGAATTTTCAAAAACACATCCGCAATACCCTCACTTTCGGATTTTTGAATCAACCACTGTTCAGATTTTGGATGAAGTGGCTCAGGGGTATAGTGAACTGGGGATTATCTACCTCAACACTCGCAATACCAAAGGTATTATGCAAAAATTGGAAAAGTTGCAGCTGGTTGTTTTTGATTTGATTGATTTTCAGACCCATGTCTATCTAAGAGAAGGGCATCCCTTAGCCCAAAAAGAAGTAGTCCAATTGGAAGACTTAAAGGGCTTGCCGACGGTTCGGTTTACCCAGGAAAAGGAAGCCTATCTCTACTATTCAGAAAATTTTATTGACACCTCGGATTCACCTGTTGTATTTGATGTGACAGATCGTGCTACCTTAAACGGAATCTTAGAACGGACAGATGCCTATGCAACAGGTTCAGGATTTTTGGATAGTGAGAGTGTGAATGGTATCGTTGTTGTTCCTTTGGAACACGGGGTGGATAACCGAATGGTGTATGTGAAGAGAGAAAACCATGATCTTAGTCAGTGTGCTAAGGATTTCTTGGTGTTGATGGAGGATTATTTTGCAAAACAAAAACATACTAGCTAGAGTGCTAGGGATTCTCGTGTTGGTTGCAGGTTTGATTGGCTTGGATCAGTGGATCAAGGCTTGGACAGTAGCCACTATTGAGCTCGATACGGTTGTGGATTTTATTCCTGGGTTTATGAGCTTGGCTTACTTGCGCAACTATGGTGCGGCCTGGTCAATCCTGCAAAATCAGCAATGGTTTTTTACGATTGTAACGCTAGTTGTAATGGCAGGATTGGCTAGGTATTTGGCTAAATCAATCCGTGGCAGTTTGTTTACCTTGTTTAGTCTATCCTTGATTATAGCAGGTGGTTTGGGAAACTTTATTGATCGCTTGCGCTTGGGTTATGTAGTGGATATGTTCCACCTAGATTTTATCAATTTTCCCGTGTTCAACCTGGCAGATGTTTGCCTGACTGTTGGGGTGGGCTTGCTGTTAATTTGTATCATGAAAGAAGAGAATAATGGAAGTAAGAGTTGAGATTGGCGGTGTTCGGTTGGATAAGGCCTTGGCGGATTTGACAGATTTGTCCCGTTCAGTTGCCAATGAGCAAATTAAGGCTGGTCTGGTTTTGGTCAATGGCCAAGCCAAGAAAGCTAAGTATAGTGTGCAGGCAGGAGATGTGATTTCCTACCAGGTGCCAGAAGTGGAAGAAATCGACTATGTAGCTGAAGATATCCCTTTAGAAATTGTCTATCAAGATACGGATGTTGCTGTGGTTAATAAGCCTCAAGGTATGGTGGTTCACCCATCTGCAGGCCACACATCAGGAACCTTGGTCAATGCCCTCTTATACCATGTTAAAGATTTATCAGGCATCAATGGTGTTTTGCGACCAGGCATTGTCCATCGGATTGACAAGGATACTTCTGGCTTGCTCATGATTGCCAAAAATGATGAAGCACATACAAAACTTGCAGCTGAATTGAAAGAGAAAAAATCCCTCCGTAAGTACCTGGCCATTGTACACGGTAATCTACCAAATGACCGTGGAATGATTGAGGCGCCGATTGGTCGTTCAGAAAAAGACCGTAAGAAGCAG is a genomic window of Streptococcus sp. 29896 containing:
- a CDS encoding RluA family pseudouridine synthase; this encodes MEVRVEIGGVRLDKALADLTDLSRSVANEQIKAGLVLVNGQAKKAKYSVQAGDVISYQVPEVEEIDYVAEDIPLEIVYQDTDVAVVNKPQGMVVHPSAGHTSGTLVNALLYHVKDLSGINGVLRPGIVHRIDKDTSGLLMIAKNDEAHTKLAAELKEKKSLRKYLAIVHGNLPNDRGMIEAPIGRSEKDRKKQAVTAKGKEAVTRFQVLERFGDYSLVELTLETGRTHQIRVHMAYIGHPVAGDEAYGPKKTLKGHGQFLHAQTLGFTHPRTGELVEFTAEAPAIFKETLEKLRKTND
- the rpmA gene encoding 50S ribosomal protein L27, whose protein sequence is MLNLNLANLQFMAHKKGGGSTSNGRDSQAKRLGAKAADGQTVSGGSILYRQRGTKIYPGANVGRGGDDTLYAKVEGVVRFERKGRDKKQVSVYPIAK
- a CDS encoding cysteine desulfurase family protein translates to MIYFDNAATTPVYPEVLKTYTEVATKIWSNPSSLHSLGSQATRILEASRKQIAELLGQDSKEIFFTSGGTEGDNWVIKGVAFEKAHLGKHIIVSAIEHPAVKESALWLKTQGFEVDLAPVNAQGFVDVAALESLIRPDTTLVSIMAVNNEIGAIQPIQEISQLLADKPTISFHVDAVQAIGKVPTERYLTDRVDFASFSGHKFHSVRGVGFVYIKAGKKITPLLTGGGQESDKRSTTENVAGIAATAKALRLTLDKAADSQKRLAAMKQILVDELGKYADVTVFSGLEDFVPSIVTFGIKNIRGEVIVHAFEDHQIYISTTSACSSKAGKPAGTLIAMGVPQKLAQTAVRISLDDDNDMGQIEQFLTIFKQIYHNTQKVR
- a CDS encoding GNAT family N-acetyltransferase; the protein is MKIIAIRDSVEKAEIIKTVLLDLPEWFGLPESTKEYIQDGSLLPLWAAFDKDETVGFVTLTSTSDDCGEVHCMGVKKSHHRKGLGRALMQALEGEARKSYAYLQVKTVDQGHYETYDKTIAFYHSCGFAKLEVFPNLWDEWNPCLIMIKKL
- the rplU gene encoding 50S ribosomal protein L21, giving the protein MSTYAIIKTGGKQVKVEVGQAIYVEKLNVEAGQEVTFEEVVLVGGEKTVVGTPLVAGATVVGTVEKQGKQKKVVTFKYKPKKGSHRKQGHRQPYTKVVINAINA
- the lspA gene encoding signal peptidase II, producing the protein MLGILVLVAGLIGLDQWIKAWTVATIELDTVVDFIPGFMSLAYLRNYGAAWSILQNQQWFFTIVTLVVMAGLARYLAKSIRGSLFTLFSLSLIIAGGLGNFIDRLRLGYVVDMFHLDFINFPVFNLADVCLTVGVGLLLICIMKEENNGSKS
- a CDS encoding LysR family transcriptional regulator, whose amino-acid sequence is MNIQQLRYVVAIANSGTFREAAEKLYVSQPSLSISIRDLEKELGFQIFSRTSAGTVLTKRGMEFYEQAQNLVKGFDKFENYYLQVEEKEKSFSISSQHYDFLPPLMTEFSKTHPQYPHFRIFESTTVQILDEVAQGYSELGIIYLNTRNTKGIMQKLEKLQLVVFDLIDFQTHVYLREGHPLAQKEVVQLEDLKGLPTVRFTQEKEAYLYYSENFIDTSDSPVVFDVTDRATLNGILERTDAYATGSGFLDSESVNGIVVVPLEHGVDNRMVYVKRENHDLSQCAKDFLVLMEDYFAKQKHTS
- the brnQ gene encoding branched-chain amino acid transport system II carrier protein → MKKGALTGLLLFGMFFGAGNLIFPPALGVLSGENFWPAILGFVVSGVGIAVIALIVGTLNPKGYVHEISRKISPAFATVYLVALYLAIGPFFAIPRTATTSFEIGIAPLLGDANLGLWLFGFTALYFVAAYLIALNPSQILNSIGRILTPVFAILIVILVVLGIAKYGSTSPLPASEAYSAGQAFGTGFIEGYNTLDALASIAFSVVAVNTLKQLGFSSKKEYVSTIWSVGFVVALAFSALYVGLAFLGNHFPVPADVLASDTNKGVYILSQATQAIFGPSAQIFLAVMVIVTCFTTTAGLIVSSGEFFAERFPRFSYKVYATIFTLIGFGIANLGLNNIITFSVPVLLVLYPITICIVLITIVNKFVPLSTYGMQLTVGVVTALSLVEVLAGQFGWTAVSKVISALPLAGQSLAWLLPAFIGIVLSLFLPNKQESEVFEM
- the thiI gene encoding tRNA uracil 4-sulfurtransferase ThiI; the encoded protein is MNYSEIMIRYGELSTKGKNKMRFVNKLRNNIKHVLSVYPEVRVYFDRDRGHVYLNGADYQEVSASLKKIFGIQNFAPSYKIEKSVPALKEAVVEIMQSIYKEGMTFKIAARRSDHSFELDSRDLNQVLGDAVFTAIPNVQVQMKSPDITLRVEIRPDAAYISHEEIKGAGGLPVGTSGKGTLMLSGGIDSPVAGYLALKRGVEIEALHFASPPYTSPGALKKAHDLTRKLTAFGGNITFIEVPFTEIQEEIKEKAPEAYLMTLTRRFMMRITDRVREERGAMVIINGESLGQVASQTLESMQAINAVTNTPVIRPVVTMDKLEIIDIAQEIDTFDISIQPFEDCCTIFAPDRPKTNPKIKNVEQYEARMDVEGLVERAVAGIIVTEITPKEEVKDEVDSLIADLL